Genomic DNA from Telopea speciosissima isolate NSW1024214 ecotype Mountain lineage chromosome 2, Tspe_v1, whole genome shotgun sequence:
CTCTCTCTGATTCTCTGCCTAAAAGCTTCCAGGCTTTTCCTGTCACATGATGTATCAGATCAGATGAAGAACATGGATTTCAGTAATCAATGGTTGCCATTGCTGCTGTAGTGGTGGCTAAGGTCACCCATGGAAGAAGCAAACCTCACCAATTCCTGTTGTAGAAATGGTCGTCCAatgtctcctcctcctcctcctacccCCAAAAAATCTCTAGTCAAGCTATGCTCTACTTGATTTGCATTTGCTCCTGAAATCCCATGGATCTTCAATTTAGTCCCACCTTGTTGTGCTATCATCAGATGATCTAATTGGTTATTGGGTGCTTCTGCTAATGAGCTTAAGTTCCCTCCGCTGGTTGCGACATTCGATATCGAATGAGAATGCATCAGATCACTCATTGAAGAGCTGAGGACTCCAAACCCACCAAGGAATGAAGGGTTATTGGGATTGTTACCGTTGCCGTCGCCATTACTGTTGATATTGCTCCTTGTGGATCCCATTTGGGCTGCCTTCTGTAAAAGGGCGGTGGCTGACATTGGAGCTGATGAACTGGATTGATTTGTAGAGGTGGTAGATGAATACAAAGAAGCTAAGCTTTCAACTAAAGGTCCTTTGTGGTTGTTGACATTGTTGTGACCTTCTTCCTTTAATCCTCTTGGAGATGTGGATAAAGAAAGACTGGCCGCCGGTGCCGCCATGGCACCGGTCGAAGGCCGGCCTAGCCACTGCTGCATCTGAGGCTGAGGCTGTATGCATCCACCATAATCCATCATTGAAGATGATGGGCTGAAGAGATTAGTGGATGCCATTTGAACCAATTCAGGCAAGCTAGTGGAGCTTGGTGTCAAGAAAGCATTCGAATTCGCAGCCGCAGCCACATCTATGGGGTTCATGGCctgatgatgttgatgatcCAACCAAAGTGACAACCTGGgcttttgatgatgatggtttgATGGATCAAGAGTGTTATTAGTGAATAAAGTCTGGTTCAATTGAGGGATTCCATTACCAtctgcttctcctcctcttcctctgctGCCAAACCCATGAGGCAGACTCATGCTCTGAGTAGTATTGTTGATTGACATCGAGCTAATCACATCCGATGTGGGATAATTGCTTTCGCGTGGAACCTCTGCAACTGAAGTAAACCTCACACTCTCTTCTGCTAGAGCATCACAGAAGGCTCTGTGGGTTATGAAACTATCCTTCCTGTTTcatacaaaacaaaacaaaacaaaacaaaaaaacagataCTTATAGTAATAAATATAACACATTAAATTGGGTAGCATTTAATTCGAACTAAAATTCCATGATCCATGATCATGAGCATTTATTTTATGATTCTTCCATAAATTAAACTAAGATTTGACCTAGAAATGGAAACTTGAAAGAAGAAATTTAATACCTAGAGAAGAGTGTTCCGCAGTCACATTTATACTCTCGAGTTCCACAAGTTTTAGTATGAGCTTTCCAATCAGATTGAACAGCGTATTTCTTGGAACATTTCTCACATTTCCATTTCTTCTCGCCATGTTTTCTGCTGAAATGTTTCTTGATACCAGTGAGATCTCCAAGTGCTCTTGATGGATCGTGATGCACGCAGCTTTTCTCGGGGCATATGTAAACCCTTTTCCGAATTTCTTTGCTTGTTCTCTGCCGGAGCTTCCATGGTAGGTTATGACCTCTCCGGTGAAGCTGTAAATTCTGGTCTCTCTGGAATCCTTTATTGCAGATTTCACACACAAATCTGTTTGTGGCCATAAGAGTTTTGGGTGATATAGCTATCACTTCTGCATCTGGATCTGTTATTGACatatcaagaaaagaaagaaaacccattaaCTGACCGATCAATAGAAAGctgcaaacaaacaaacaaacaaaaaaaaaattaattcaccTGGCGTTCCTGGgagattcctctttttcttcacaacTGGAGTGGGATTAGGGGGAAGGTtattattagggtttggattaaTGGTTTCTTGATGAGAAAAACCTCTGATGGAAGTGGGAATTGAAAGCCCATCTCCAGACATCATCTGCATATCTAATTATGAGAATTTAGTTGCAGCAGAAGGAGACGAACTAAGAGTCTTGGacagttcaaacttc
This window encodes:
- the LOC122650426 gene encoding zinc finger protein JACKDAW-like, with the translated sequence MQMMSGDGLSIPTSIRGFSHQETINPNPNNNLPPNPTPVVKKKRNLPGTPDPDAEVIAISPKTLMATNRFVCEICNKGFQRDQNLQLHRRGHNLPWKLRQRTSKEIRKRVYICPEKSCVHHDPSRALGDLTGIKKHFSRKHGEKKWKCEKCSKKYAVQSDWKAHTKTCGTREYKCDCGTLFSRKDSFITHRAFCDALAEESVRFTSVAEVPRESNYPTSDVISSMSINNTTQSMSLPHGFGSRGRGGEADGNGIPQLNQTLFTNNTLDPSNHHHQKPRLSLWLDHQHHQAMNPIDVAAAANSNAFLTPSSTSLPELVQMASTNLFSPSSSMMDYGGCIQPQPQMQQWLGRPSTGAMAAPAASLSLSTSPRGLKEEGHNNVNNHKGPLVESLASLYSSTTSTNQSSSSAPMSATALLQKAAQMGSTRSNINSNGDGNGNNPNNPSFLGGFGVLSSSMSDLMHSHSISNEQMQIK